In Erigeron canadensis isolate Cc75 chromosome 7, C_canadensis_v1, whole genome shotgun sequence, one DNA window encodes the following:
- the LOC122607686 gene encoding folylpolyglutamate synthase isoform X1 encodes MPENLRTPSGLGTVCIMLLPSNVYMRRGILGVACYGRREFLHTDRVAGGNRYISHYRNAFDLTGLKVFRWLEKIPQKGLQSANMSSQTVITVDSSRLTSENFQECHSPSTYEAAMEALSSLITGKKRSASVNTDAKYTKLERMSMYIQILGIEEQIADLNIIHVAGTKGKGSTCTFCEAILRESGFKTGLFTSPHLIDVKERFRLNGLEISERQFLLYFWGCWNQLKDKVTADLPMPPLFQFLTLLGLKIFVSEKVDVAIVEVGLGGKTDSTNVIQDPVACGITSLGFDHTEILGDTLGKIALHKAGIFKPHVPAFTVPQLPEAMDVLKQRAHELEVPLQVAAPLTYKMLNGVKLSLSGDHQLVNAGLAVSLCQSWLNAKGCWEKLFQKDITENSLPEAFLRGLSTAYLSGRAQIVHDSLGLIDQNEINQRRCGELIFYLDGAHSPESMDACANWFSSAAHEKVYRPVSSFSKTENREVACSNGYIQRPNGQEESKIITKRILLFNCMEIRDPEIILPRLVDICASSGSNFSKAIFVPSISTYSKVTSGTSDIPINIQSKDLAWQFNLQRVWERIIHGKDIRLNKNMKIENLPPTEFLYDDISRCNPANENYSCSAVFPSLPLAVSWLRNSARENSSLRLQVLVTGSLHLVGDVLKLLRR; translated from the exons ATGCCGGAAAATTTACGCACCCCAAGTG GGCTGGGAACAGTTTGTATAATGCTTTTACCCTCAAATGTTTACATGAGGCGTGGAATACTAGGGGTTGCATGCTATGGCCGTAGGGAATTCTTGCACACTGATAGAGTAGCAGGGGGAAATAGATATATATCGCACTATCGCAATGCCTTTGATCTCACTGGGCTGAAGGTATTTCGTTGGCTTGAGAAGATACCGCAAAAAG GCTTGCAATCTGCAAATATGTCTTCTCAAACAGTGATAACAGTAGACAGTAGTAGATTAACCAGTGAAAACTTCCAAGAGTGTCATTCACCATCTACATATGAAGCTGCCATGGAAGCGCTTTCATCTCTGATCACAGGCAAAAAACGTTCTGCCAGTGTAAATACTGATGCTAAATACACGAAGCTAGAGAGGATGTCAATGTATATTCAG ATATTAGGCATAGAGGAGCAAATTGCTGACCTTAACATTATCCATGTTGCTGGAACTAAAGGAAAG GGATCAACATGCACATTTTGCGAAGCAATTTTACGGGAGAGTGGTTTTAAAACTGGCCTATTTACTTCTCCCCATTTGATCGACGTGAAAGAAAGGTTCCGTCTGAATGG gttGGAAATATCTGAAAGgcaatttttattatatttttggggTTGTTGGAACCAGTTAAAG GATAAAGTCACAGCAGACCTTCCAATGCCTCCACTTTTTCAGTTCCTTACCCTATTGGGTTTGAAGATATTTGTATCTGAAAAG GTCGATGTTGCTATTGTCGAAGTTGGTCTTGGAGGGAAAACTGATTCAACAAATGTG ATTCAAGATCCTGTTGCGTGTGGCATCACTTCTCTTGGTTTTGATCACACAGAAATTCTAG GAGATACTCTGGGAAAAATTGCTCTACATAAAGCTGGGATCTTTAAG CCTCATGTTCCTGCATTCACTGTACCTCAACTCCCTGAAGCAATGGATGTTCTTAAGCAGAGGGCACATGAATTGGAG GTTCCATTACAAGTAGCAGCCCCACTTACTTATAAAATGTTGAATGGGGTGAAACTAAGTCTATCTGGCGATCACCAGCTTGTGAATGCTGGCCTTGCAGTTTCTCTTTGCCAAAGCTGGCTCAATGCTAAGGGATGCTGGGAAAAGCTATTCCAAAAG GATATTACAGAAAATAGTCTACCAGAAGCATTTCTAAGGGGTCTTTCAACTGCATATCTTTCTGGAAGGGCTCAAATAGTTCATGATTCTTTGGGCTTAATTGATCAAAACGAAATCAATCAAAGACGTTGTGGGGAGTTGATCTTCTACTTGGATGGCGCTCATAGTCCTGAGAGCATGGATGCTTGTGCCAACTGGTTTTCTAGTGCTGCCCATGAAAAGGTTTATAGACCAGTGTCATCATTTTCCAAGACTGAAAACAGGGAAGTAGCTTGCAGCAATGGGTACATTCAACGACCAAATGGACAAGAGGAATCTAAGATAATAACCAAAAGG ATTCTGTTATTTAATTGCATGGAGATAAGAGATCCTGAGATTATACTTCCAAGACTGGTGGATATATGTGCTTCATCAG GTTCTAATTTCTCGAAAGCGATTTTCGTACCAAGTATCTCAACTTACAGCAAGGTTACTTCTGGTACTTCAGACATCCCTATAAACATCCAGTCAAAGGATCTCGCATGGCAGTTCAACCTCCAGAGGGTGTGGGAAAGAATTATTCATggcaaag ACATCAGGCTAAACAAGAATATGAAGATAGAAAATTTGCCACCCACTGAATTCCTGTATGATGATATATCTCGCTGCAATCCTGCAAATGAAAACTATAGTTGCAGTGCAGTGTTCCCGTCATTACCTTTGGCTGTTTCTTGGTTGAGAAATTCTGCTCGGGAGAATTCTTCTCTAAGGCTTCAG GTTCTCGTAACTGGATCGTTACATCTTGTTGGTGATGTCTTAAAGCTACTGAGAAGGTAA
- the LOC122607686 gene encoding folylpolyglutamate synthase isoform X2 has translation MLLPSNVYMRRGILGVACYGRREFLHTDRVAGGNRYISHYRNAFDLTGLKVFRWLEKIPQKGLQSANMSSQTVITVDSSRLTSENFQECHSPSTYEAAMEALSSLITGKKRSASVNTDAKYTKLERMSMYIQILGIEEQIADLNIIHVAGTKGKGSTCTFCEAILRESGFKTGLFTSPHLIDVKERFRLNGLEISERQFLLYFWGCWNQLKDKVTADLPMPPLFQFLTLLGLKIFVSEKVDVAIVEVGLGGKTDSTNVIQDPVACGITSLGFDHTEILGDTLGKIALHKAGIFKPHVPAFTVPQLPEAMDVLKQRAHELEVPLQVAAPLTYKMLNGVKLSLSGDHQLVNAGLAVSLCQSWLNAKGCWEKLFQKDITENSLPEAFLRGLSTAYLSGRAQIVHDSLGLIDQNEINQRRCGELIFYLDGAHSPESMDACANWFSSAAHEKVYRPVSSFSKTENREVACSNGYIQRPNGQEESKIITKRILLFNCMEIRDPEIILPRLVDICASSGSNFSKAIFVPSISTYSKVTSGTSDIPINIQSKDLAWQFNLQRVWERIIHGKDIRLNKNMKIENLPPTEFLYDDISRCNPANENYSCSAVFPSLPLAVSWLRNSARENSSLRLQVLVTGSLHLVGDVLKLLRR, from the exons ATGCTTTTACCCTCAAATGTTTACATGAGGCGTGGAATACTAGGGGTTGCATGCTATGGCCGTAGGGAATTCTTGCACACTGATAGAGTAGCAGGGGGAAATAGATATATATCGCACTATCGCAATGCCTTTGATCTCACTGGGCTGAAGGTATTTCGTTGGCTTGAGAAGATACCGCAAAAAG GCTTGCAATCTGCAAATATGTCTTCTCAAACAGTGATAACAGTAGACAGTAGTAGATTAACCAGTGAAAACTTCCAAGAGTGTCATTCACCATCTACATATGAAGCTGCCATGGAAGCGCTTTCATCTCTGATCACAGGCAAAAAACGTTCTGCCAGTGTAAATACTGATGCTAAATACACGAAGCTAGAGAGGATGTCAATGTATATTCAG ATATTAGGCATAGAGGAGCAAATTGCTGACCTTAACATTATCCATGTTGCTGGAACTAAAGGAAAG GGATCAACATGCACATTTTGCGAAGCAATTTTACGGGAGAGTGGTTTTAAAACTGGCCTATTTACTTCTCCCCATTTGATCGACGTGAAAGAAAGGTTCCGTCTGAATGG gttGGAAATATCTGAAAGgcaatttttattatatttttggggTTGTTGGAACCAGTTAAAG GATAAAGTCACAGCAGACCTTCCAATGCCTCCACTTTTTCAGTTCCTTACCCTATTGGGTTTGAAGATATTTGTATCTGAAAAG GTCGATGTTGCTATTGTCGAAGTTGGTCTTGGAGGGAAAACTGATTCAACAAATGTG ATTCAAGATCCTGTTGCGTGTGGCATCACTTCTCTTGGTTTTGATCACACAGAAATTCTAG GAGATACTCTGGGAAAAATTGCTCTACATAAAGCTGGGATCTTTAAG CCTCATGTTCCTGCATTCACTGTACCTCAACTCCCTGAAGCAATGGATGTTCTTAAGCAGAGGGCACATGAATTGGAG GTTCCATTACAAGTAGCAGCCCCACTTACTTATAAAATGTTGAATGGGGTGAAACTAAGTCTATCTGGCGATCACCAGCTTGTGAATGCTGGCCTTGCAGTTTCTCTTTGCCAAAGCTGGCTCAATGCTAAGGGATGCTGGGAAAAGCTATTCCAAAAG GATATTACAGAAAATAGTCTACCAGAAGCATTTCTAAGGGGTCTTTCAACTGCATATCTTTCTGGAAGGGCTCAAATAGTTCATGATTCTTTGGGCTTAATTGATCAAAACGAAATCAATCAAAGACGTTGTGGGGAGTTGATCTTCTACTTGGATGGCGCTCATAGTCCTGAGAGCATGGATGCTTGTGCCAACTGGTTTTCTAGTGCTGCCCATGAAAAGGTTTATAGACCAGTGTCATCATTTTCCAAGACTGAAAACAGGGAAGTAGCTTGCAGCAATGGGTACATTCAACGACCAAATGGACAAGAGGAATCTAAGATAATAACCAAAAGG ATTCTGTTATTTAATTGCATGGAGATAAGAGATCCTGAGATTATACTTCCAAGACTGGTGGATATATGTGCTTCATCAG GTTCTAATTTCTCGAAAGCGATTTTCGTACCAAGTATCTCAACTTACAGCAAGGTTACTTCTGGTACTTCAGACATCCCTATAAACATCCAGTCAAAGGATCTCGCATGGCAGTTCAACCTCCAGAGGGTGTGGGAAAGAATTATTCATggcaaag ACATCAGGCTAAACAAGAATATGAAGATAGAAAATTTGCCACCCACTGAATTCCTGTATGATGATATATCTCGCTGCAATCCTGCAAATGAAAACTATAGTTGCAGTGCAGTGTTCCCGTCATTACCTTTGGCTGTTTCTTGGTTGAGAAATTCTGCTCGGGAGAATTCTTCTCTAAGGCTTCAG GTTCTCGTAACTGGATCGTTACATCTTGTTGGTGATGTCTTAAAGCTACTGAGAAGGTAA